A stretch of DNA from Triticum dicoccoides isolate Atlit2015 ecotype Zavitan chromosome 2A, WEW_v2.0, whole genome shotgun sequence:
agcacgtcgggagaaccggtctcgcgtaagcgtacgcgtaatgtcggtccgggccgcttcgtccaacaataccgtcgaaccaaagtatgacatgctggtaagcagtatgacttatatcgcccacaactcacttgtgttctactcgtgcatataacatcaacacataaaacctggctctgataccactgtaggggaacgtagtaatttcaaaaaaattcctacgcacgtgcaagatcatggtgatgcatagcaacgagaggggagagtgtgatctactacccttgtagatcgacaacggaagcattagcacaatgtggttgatgtattcgtatgtcttcacggcccgaccgatcaagcaccgaaactacggcacctccgagttctagcacacattcagctcgatgacgatccccggactccgatccagcaaagtgtcggggaagagttccgtcagcacgacggtgtgctgacgatcttgatgtactaccgtcgcaagaCTTCgtttaagcaccgctacaatattatcgaggactatggtggaagggggcaccgcacacggctaagaatatgatcacgtggatcaacttgtgtctctaggggtgctccctgccttcgtatataaaggatcaaaggggggtgcggccggccaggagagagcgcgccaggaggaatcctactccctccgggagtaggattccccccctttcctagttggaataggattcgggaggggggaaagaggagagagagaaggaaggggggcgccggccccttctccttgtcctattcggactagggggaggggcgcgcggcccagccctggccacctctcctctcttccactaaggcccactaaggcccatatacctcccggggggttccggtaacctcccggtactccggtaaaatcccgatttcacccggaacacttccgatatccaaatataggcttccaatatatcaatctttatgtctcgaccatttcgagactcctcgtcatgtctgtgatcacatccgggactccgaacaaacttcggtacatcaaaatgcataaactcataatataactgtcatcaaaaccttaagcatgcggaccctacgggttcgagaacaatgtagacatgaccgagacacgtcgccggtcaataaccaatagcggaacctggatgctcatattggctcctacatattctacgaagatctttcatcggtcagaccgcataacaacatacgttgctccctttgtcatcggtatgttacttgcccgagattcgatcgtcggtatctcaatacctagtttaatctcgttaccggcaagtctctttactcgttccataatacatcatctcacaactaactcattagttgcaatgcttgcaaggctttatgtgatgtgcattaccgagagggcccagagatacctctccaacaatcggagtgacaaatcctaatctcgaaatacgccaacccaacatgtacctttggagacacctgtagagcacctttataatcacccagttacgttgtgacgtttggtagcacacaaagtgttcctccggcaaacgggagttgcataatctcatagtcataggaacatgtataagtcatgaagaaagcaatagcagtatactaaatgatcgggtgctaagctaatggaatgggtcatgtcaatcagatcattcacctaatgatgtgatcccgttaatcaaataacaactctttgtccatggttaggaaacataaccatctttgattaacgagctagtcaagtagaggcatactagtgacactctgtttgtctatgtattcacacatgtattatgtttccggttaatacaattctagcatgaataataaacatttatcatgatataaggaaataaataataactttattattgcctctatggcatatttccttcatgatttccaataagttggttgctcgctccattgttccggagaacggagtcttggtcattttgcccatgaggcatggttcgcacgtgtcaaatgattcataatcaagagactccaaaagtccatctgcatggagtttcttcatgcgtttgacaccaatgtgaccaaggcggcagtgccacaagtatgtgggactatcattatcaaccttacatcttttggcattcacactatgaatgtgtgtaacatcacgttcgagattaaataagaatagaccattgaccagcggggcatgaccataaaacatgtctctcatataaatagaacaactattattctcagatttaaaagagtagccatctcacattaaacgagatccagatacaatgttcatgctcaaagctggtactaactaataattactaaagtttaaaactaaccccgtaggtaaatgcagaggtagtgtgccgacggcgatcacatcgaccttggaaccattcccgacgcgcatcgtcacctcgtcctttgccagtctccgtttattccgcagttcctgttttgagttacaaatatgagcaactgcactggtatcaaatacccaggagctactacgagcgctggtaaggtacacatcaataacatgtactccctccgtaaactaatataagagcgtttagatcactattttagtgatctaaacactcttatattagtttacagagggagtatatcacatatacctttggtattgccggccttcttttccgctaagtacttggggcagttccgcttccaatgactgtttcccttgcaataaaagcactcagtctcaggcttgggtccattctttgacttcttcccggcagcttgcttaccgggcgcggcaactcccttgccgtccttcttgaagttctttttacccttgcctttcttgaatttagtggttttattcaccatcaacacttgatgttcctttttgatttccaccttcgttgatttcagcattgaatatacctcgggaatggtcttttccatcccctgcatattgaagttcatcacaaagctcttgtagctaggtgggagcgactgaaggattctgtcaatgactgcatcatccgggaggttaactcccagctgagacaagcggttatgcaactcagacattttgagtatgtgctcgctgacagaactgttctcctccatcttacaactatagaacttgtcggagacttcatatctctcgacccgggcgtgaacttggaaaaccattttcagctcttggaacatctcatatgctccgtgttgctcaaaacgcttttggagctccggttctaagctgtaaagcatgccgcactgaaccaaggagtaatcatcactacgcgtctaccaagcgttcataacgtcttgttctgcagggaaaacaggtgcttcacctagcggtgcatcaaggacatatgctttcttggcagctatgaggataatcctcaggttacggacccagtccgtgtagttgctgccatcgtctttcagcttggttttctctaggaacgcgttgaagttgagggcaacattagcgtgggccatttgatctacaagacatattgcaaagattttagactatgttcatgataattaagttcatctaatcaaattgtttaatgaactcccactcagatagacatccctctagtcatctaagtgatacatgattcgagtcaactaggccgtgtccgatcatcacgtgagacggactagtcatcatcggtgaacattttcatgttgatcgtatcttctatacgactcatgttcgacctttcggtcttccgtgttctgaggccatgtctgtacatgctaggctcgtcaagtcaacctaagtgtattgcatgtgtaaatctggcttacacccgttgtatgcgaacgttagaacctatcacacccgatcatcacgtggtgcttcagaacaacgggccttagcaatggtgcacagttagggggaacactttcttgaaattattgcgagggatcatcttatttatgctaccgtcgttctaagcaaataagatgtaaaacatgataaacatcacatgcaatcaaatagtgacatgatatggccaatatcattttgctccttttgatctccatcttcggggcgccatgatcatcgtcgtcaccggcatgacaccatgatctccatcatcgtgtcttcatgaagttgtctcgtcaactattacttctactactatggctaatggttagcgataaattaaagcaattacatgacgtttatgttgacacgcaggtcataaataaattaagacaactcctatggctcctgccggttgtcatactcatcgacatgcaagttgtgattcctattacaagaacatgatcaatctcatacatcacatatataattcatcacatccttttggccatatcacatcacacggcatatgctgcaaaaacaagttagacgtcctctaattgttgttgcaagttttacgtggctggtataggtttctagcaagaacatttcttacctacgccaaaaccacaatgtgatatgccaatttctatttacccttcataaggacccttttcatcaaatccgatccgactaaagtgagagagacagacacccgccagccaccttatgcaactagtgcatgtcagtcggtggaaccagtctcacgtaagcgtacgtgtaaggtcggtccgggccgcttcatcccacgatgctgccgaatcaagataagactagtaacgacaagtaaattgacaaaatcaacgcccacaacaacttgagttctactcgtgcacagaaactatgcatagacctagctctgataccactgttggggatcgtagcagaaatttaaaattttctatgcatcaccaagatcaatctatggagtcatctagcaacaagagggagaggagtgcatctacatacccttgtagatcgtgagcggaagcgttcaagagaacggggatgatggagtcatactcgtcgtgatccaaatcaccgaagatcctagcgccgaacggacggcacctccgcgttcaacacacgtacggagcgaggacgcctcccgcgccttgatccagcaaggaggagggagaggttgaggaagagggctccaacagcagcacgacggcgtggtggtggaggagcagtagtactccggcagggcttcgccaagctttaacggaggaggagatgtgttggggaggggaggggctgcgcctttgacgtggtatgcagccctccccttgcccctctatttataggggaaggaagaagggggccggccccctctagatgagatctagNNNNNNNNNNNNNNNNNNNNNNNNNNNNNNNNNNNNNNNNNNNNNNNNNNNNNNNNNNNNNNNNNNNNNNNNNNNNNNNNNNNNNNNNNNNNNNNNNNNNNNNNNNNNNNNNNNNNNNNNNNNNNNcccctttagggttcccccaaccctaggtgcatgggcccttggggggttggcgccccagcccacttgtggctggttcccttccccttacagcccataaggccctccgagagaggtggcccctcccggactcccgatggacccccagaacccctccgaTGGCCCCGGTACAAAATCGATATGCCCTCGAACCTTTCCGGTgatcgtatgacaacttcccacatataaatcttcacctccggaccattccggaactcctcgtgacgtccgggatctcatccgggacaacaaacaacattcggtaatcacataaggtcttcctaataaccctagcgtcatcgaaccttaagtgtgtagaccctacgggttcgggaaccatgcagacatgaccgagacaactctccggcaaataaccaacagcaggatgtggatacccatgttgactctcagatgttccacgatgatctcatcggatgaaccacgatgtcgaggattcaagcagtcccgtatacaattccctttgtcaatcggtacgttacttgcccgagattcgatcgtgggtatcccaatacctcgttcaatcttgttaccggcaagtcgctttactcgttccgtaacacatcatcccgtgccaacccttagtcacattgagctcattacgatgatgtcttaccgagtgggcccagagatacctctccgtcatgcggagtgacaaatcccagtctcgattcgttccaacccaacagacactttcggagatacccatagtgcacctttatagtcacccagttatattgtgacgtttggcacacccaaagtattcctacagtatccgggagttgcacaatctcatggtctaaggaaaagatacttgacattagaaaagctctagcagacgaactacacgatcttgtgctatgcttaagattgggtcttgtccatcacatcattctcctaatgatgtgatcccgttatcaatgacatctaatgcccatagtcaggaaaccatgactatctgttgatcaacgagctagtcaactagaggctcactagggacatgttgtggtctatgtattcacacatgtattacgatttccggataacacaattatagcatgaacaatagacaattatcatgaacaaggaaatataataataaccatttcattatcgcctctagggcatatttccaacaataataaagttgttatttatatttccttatatcatgataaatgtttattattcatgctataattgtattgaatggaaacttgatacatgtgtaaacacatagacaaacagagtgtccctagcatgcctctacttgactagctcgttaatcaaagatggttaagtttcctaaccatagacatgtgttgtcatttgatgaacaggatcacatcattagagaatgatgtgatggacaagacccatccgttagcttagcactatgatcgtttagtttgttgctattgctttcttcatgacttatacatgttcctatgactatgagattatgcaactcccgaataccggaggaacacttagtgtgctatcaaacatcacaacgtaactgagtgattataaagatgctctacaggtgtctcccatggtgtttgttgagttggcatagatcgagattaggatttgtcactccgattgttggagaggtatctctgggccctctcggtaatgctcatcattataagcattgcaagcaatgtgactaaagagttggttacgggatgatgcattacggaacgagtaaagagacttgccggtaacgagattgaactaggtatgaggacactgacgatcgaatctcgggcaagtaacataccgatgacaaagggaacaacgtatgttgttatgcggtttgaccgataaagatctttgtagaatttgtaggagccaatatgagcatccaggttccgctattggttattgaccgaagatgtgtctcggtcatgcctacatagttctcgaacccgtagggtccgcacgcttaacgttcgatgacgatttataatatgagttatgtgatttgatgtaccgaaggttgttcggagtcccagatgagatcacagacatgacaaggagtctctaaatggtcgagatgtaaagatcgatatattgtaaggctatattcagacatcagaaaggttccgagtgatttgtgtatttttcgaagtaccggggagttaatggaattcgccgggggaagtagtgggccttaatgggccatacgggaaaggagagaaggggctCAAGGGGTGGCTACGCGCCCcctcatgggctggtccgaattggactaggagggggtggtgcccccctttttccttttccctctccctaaccttctttcttctcctacttggactaggaaaggggaaaacctactcctactaggagtaggaatcccccctttgggtgcgccccttgaggccggccctcctcctcccctcctttatatacgggggagggtggCACCCcacagagacacaagttgatccttagtcgtgtgtggtgcccccctccacagatttccaccttggtcatatcggcgtagtgcttaggcgaagccctgcgccggtaacatcatcatcatcgtcaccacgtcgttgtgctgacgaaactctccctcgatctcaactggatcaagagttcgagggacgtcacgagttgaacgtgtgcagaccgcggaggtgtcgtgcattcggtacttggatcggttggatcacgaagatgttcgactacaccaaccgcgttactaaacgctttcgctttcgatctacgagggtatgtggactcactctccctgctcgttgctatgcttctcctagatagatcttgcgtgatcgtaggatttttttgaaatactacgttccccaacagtttccccgcggggaatcaatgccaaggctgcctccGGTCAACCTTccgttgattcctcacgggcggcgcagtgcggCGACGCGCCTCCTCTCCGGCCACGCGTACACACGTTCCCCCCCCCCCACCGCTATAAAAGCCGCCCCCTCCCTCGCCGGTGGACNNNNNNNNNNNNNNNNNNNNNNNNNNNNNNNNNNNNNNNNNNNNNNNNNNNNNNNNNNNNNNNNNNNNNNNNNNNNNNNNNNNNNNNNNNNNNNNNNNNNNNNNNNNNNNNNNNNNNNNNNNNNNNNNNNNNNNNNNNNNNNNNNNNNNNNNNNNNNNNNNNNNNNNNNNNNNNNNNNNNNNNNNNNNNNNNNNNNNNNNNNNNNNNNNNNNNNNNNNNNNNNNNNNNNNNNNNNNNNNNNNNNNNNNNNNNNNNNNNNNNNNNNNNNNNNNNNNNNNNNNNNNNNNNNNNNNNNNNNNNNNNNNNNNNNNNNNNNNNNNNNNNNNNNNNNNNNNNNNNNNNNNNNNNNNNNNNNNNNNNNNNNNNNNNNNNNNNNNNNNCGCCGTCGACGCCCCCATCTCGTCTCCATCTCTCCCCATCTACAGCCATCGCGTGTATGCCCACCAATGGGAGAGCGGTTCCCCAGAGATGGAGCGGTGGCCAACGGCTTCAGCCGCCGCCACGTGCACGAGTGGAAGGCCCACCTCCTCCACGAGGCGAACTATCCGGCGTTGCCTGACATGCGCGTCCGgggcggtggaggctcagcgccggagGCGTGCCCATCCCCCCACAGTCGATCGACGTCGGCCACTTCCACGGCGAGATCGAGCGCGTTCGGGCCTCCCTGGCGGAGGAGGTGCGGGGTCGCCCGGAGTACGCCGCCAGCAAGCATGCGCACTGGGCGGCGTACTTCCAACGCCGCTACGAGGAGCAGCTCGCCTTCACCAACAACACGCCGGTGAGGGGGCGCCACAACACAGATGGCCGCCgtttgtggtggggcgtccccgggcgCACGCTCCACTTTGTCCTcgagcacctcgagggcggcaacgagctGCCGCTCGAGTACTCGACGGCCCTGGGCCCGGTCCCCCGCCGCAGTGGCGGCCCTTGGCTGCCGAGGCGCATGGCGGCGCGACAGTAGTAGTTGTTGCTTTTCTATTTTGTTTTAGATTATGTTTCAATATGTAAAAAAACCGATGGAACGCCTAAATTTTGCCGAATTTGTGTCGTGTTTGGTCGAATTTTGACCTATTATATTTTTAAAACTTTTAAAAACGATGCATGGGGGCGACCTAGAGACGGCGGCTGGGAACCCGATCATCCTCACGCCGTTTTTTCAGCCCCAGGACGACGCTATTTCAAGCCTACTGGAGGTCCGAACGGCTCTTAGACCGTGCGATGGACGATTTGAAGGATGGTATTGGGCACAACCTGAACTCTTGTGCAAGGACACAACCTGAACTCTTGTGCAAGGAAATTCGGTTTAAGCGAAGCGCAGACTTCTAGGAACAGAGCTTGCTCAGCCATCGGGGATAGGAGCATGAGAAGCATCGGAGCCCTAAACCATCACGTCCCCAGAGATCCCCATGTGTGGTAGTAGTACGAGTAGAATACGTCAAAATGGTTTCAAATCAAATCAGCACCATGCCATATTGCCATCCATCCATATATATATAAGTCAAAACAGTTTTGCTAAAGTACATCtaaatgtgccataagtattgcacatctaagtcatatcaTTAATTCACACATTGAGATTCGTGTgaatattttctttctcttttcatttttttctttatgcTTGATTTACttatttagatgtgcaataactaaagCATATTTAGATGTGCCTTAGACACACCCATATATATATTGTTTTTAAAAACTCCAAATGCAGGCTCGTCAGTCGCACACATGTGTCCTCTACAAGTAGTGTACACATACAACAAATTTAAGAGGCTTTTGAATTGTAGCGCCACAGGTGGGAGGGTGAGGGTGGGGGCAGCAGAgcacagatcacggacccagttctCCTTTCCTGCCACCAGCGGCAGGGCAGTCACTGCACCCTATCTATTCTATTGTACTGTCGGGGACAGCCAGATAAATTTCAAAACTTTGATGTCCCGTTGCTCCAACTGTTGCGATTTGACGCCACATCCCGATTTCCAAATTTAAAAAGTACTCCCCATCCTCATCCGATTTCACAGTgatcttcttctcttttttctttgaAAAGTTCACAGTGATCTTCAGCTTGAAGCAAAGTGTTCTTCTGTTCATGAGTAATCTTTTTtacatcgacacgacactctgatgGCAGTTCAGATTCGCATGAGGTCTCTGAAATTTGAGAGATCTGGTTCTAGACAACAGGAGCGGCGGTGTATattacaaaaaactgaaaaaacaaGATGGGAAATACAGAGAAGAATCCGCGACAGGAAGAATCTCATGCGTTATGTTCCAGCATGGCCACCACCTAATCCTGCGGATCTCTCAGCATCATCGCCAGCTTCTCCGGCCTgctcctccggccgccgcccgcggcgtcggccttcttctccTTGGCCGGCGAAGCTGGGAAGAACAGGTGCCCGAACCCGAACACGTTGATCACCGGATCCACGCGCACATTGGTCGAGTACGACCGCTCCATGCCCCTCGGCCTCGGCCGCCGCAGGCCGCCGATGCCCGCCGCGGCGGGCGTGCTCGAGCACCGCTCCAGGCCCCGGAACACCACGCGCCCGGACGCGCTGACGCGCGGGCTCTCGGCGGCTATCGCGGGgcgccatggccgcgcggggccgtGCGGGTGCCACGGCGGGCGGGAGTTCCTGCCGGAgtccgaggaggaggccgaggacgacgaggaggccCGGGTCAGGAGCGGGTGCGCGCACGCCTGCTGCTGCTGGCGCTGCTTCGGGGCAGCGGCCGCGGCGGCGCCGTTCCTGCAGTCGCCGGCGTTCTTCTTGGACATGAGGTGGAGGAGGCTCGCCACCGGCGCGGAGCGCGTCCGCAGGGGcgggcgcgacggcggcggcgggcggcgcgcgtTCCTGCCGGAGTCGcacgaggaggccgaggaggaggaggaggagtcgcgCGAGAGGAGCGGCCGCGAATGCGCCTCCCGACGCCCCAGAGACGCTTCCGCGCGACCCTTGGCCTCGCCGGCTTTGGGCTTCTTTGTCACGAGGAGGAGGAGATCACGCCACCGCCGCCCAGCGCACCGCGGCGCGCGGGGAGAGACGGGCTCCGAGGGAGGCTCCTCCTCCACGCACGGCGGAGCCGAGCAGGCTGAGGCGGGATTCAGCAGTGGGAGGAGAGGCACGAGCTTCCCATCCGAGAAGAGCTCGTCAGCGGCGGAGAGCGCGGCCACCGCCGCGGGGATGCGGAACTCGAAGTCGCCATCGTCGTCTTCAGCGCCCGCCGGAGGCGCCGGCAAGGGCGCGATGGACGCGTGGAACGAGAAGAGATCCGGCGAGGTcactgcggcgacggcggcggccatTAGAGGCGTCGGTGGAGCATTAACGCCGGAGGTGGTTGCCGTCGGTGGTCTGTCTGCGGGGGCGGGGGAGGAGGGAGGGAGTTGTTTAACTTCGTCGTCGCCGTGTCAACGAACGGTTCGTATATAAGCGGGTCGTTTATGGGTTACCGGGTCTGGAACGAAGGCGGCTCTGGGCCCGGGAAGAGGGTATACGAGGCAACCGATGCACAGTGCGTGTGCCGACGTCGGCTGATGTCTTGGCGATATGGGAGTGGTTGACCAAAACCTTTTCTTTTTTCGCGGGTCACCAAAACCAGTTTGTACtcactgttttatttttattttgaaaacAACTATAGTTGTACCTTGCACCATAGAGTTGTGCA
This window harbors:
- the LOC119356491 gene encoding uncharacterized protein LOC119356491 encodes the protein MAAAVAAVTSPDLFSFHASIAPLPAPPAGAEDDDGDFEFRIPAAVAALSAADELFSDGKLVPLLPLLNPASACSAPPCVEEEPPSEPVSPRAPRCAGRRWRDLLLLVTKKPKAGEAKGRAEASLGRREAHSRPLLSRDSSSSSSASSCDSGRNARRPPPPSRPPLRTRSAPVASLLHLMSKKNAGDCRNGAAAAAAPKQRQQQQACAHPLLTRASSSSSASSSDSGRNSRPPWHPHGPARPWRPAIAAESPRVSASGRVVFRGLERCSSTPAAAGIGGLRRPRPRGMERSYSTNVRVDPVINVFGFGHLFFPASPAKEKKADAAGGGRRSRPEKLAMMLRDPQD